Proteins co-encoded in one Roseofilum casamattae BLCC-M143 genomic window:
- the prmA gene encoding 50S ribosomal protein L11 methyltransferase: MANHWWEIQVLCDPTLEDLIFWRLQTFGCQGTSSETKGTSRFVQAYLPQEAAQLLDLAALSLAFRQDAISVSLPVPGVHWHLIDEEDWASGWKKYWQPQPIGDCFLVCPAWLSPPEAPERTILHLDPGVAFGTGDHATTQLCLESLEMRLALNSGEKQNITLADIGCGSGILSIGALLLGAERAYAVDTDPLAVRSTAANAKLNEIDGDRLRVSQGSIDRLIETLAEPVDGIVCNILAEVIIDLIPHFEAISKPTTWGVISGVLLDQAKAVADTLEQQGWMVATLWRRKEWCCFNIRREQ, from the coding sequence TTGGCAAATCACTGGTGGGAAATTCAAGTTCTGTGCGATCCAACACTAGAAGACCTCATCTTCTGGCGCTTGCAAACCTTCGGTTGTCAAGGAACCAGTAGCGAAACCAAAGGCACCTCTCGTTTCGTCCAAGCTTACCTGCCGCAAGAGGCAGCACAACTGCTCGATCTAGCCGCATTATCTTTGGCATTTCGCCAAGATGCAATCTCGGTGTCTCTTCCGGTTCCCGGCGTTCACTGGCATTTAATTGATGAAGAAGATTGGGCCAGCGGCTGGAAAAAATATTGGCAACCGCAACCCATTGGCGATTGCTTTTTAGTTTGTCCGGCATGGTTATCGCCTCCGGAAGCTCCCGAGCGCACCATCTTGCATTTAGATCCGGGAGTAGCCTTTGGAACTGGAGATCATGCCACGACTCAGTTATGTTTAGAATCTCTAGAAATGCGTTTGGCATTGAACTCTGGAGAAAAACAAAATATTACCCTCGCCGATATTGGGTGCGGTTCCGGTATTTTATCTATTGGCGCCCTATTATTAGGTGCAGAACGAGCCTATGCCGTCGATACCGATCCCCTCGCCGTTCGTTCCACCGCAGCAAATGCCAAGTTAAACGAGATTGATGGCGATCGCCTTCGGGTTTCCCAAGGTAGTATCGATCGGTTAATCGAAACCTTAGCCGAGCCAGTTGATGGTATTGTCTGCAACATTTTAGCTGAAGTTATTATCGATTTAATTCCTCATTTTGAAGCCATTTCTAAGCCAACCACCTGGGGAGTCATTAGTGGAGTTCTCTTAGACCAAGCTAAAGCCGTTGCCGATACTCTCGAGCAACAAGGATGGATGGTAGCAACCCTCTGGCGGCGCAAGGAATGGTGTTGTTTTAATATTCGCCGCGAGCAATAG
- a CDS encoding thiazole synthase: protein MQTLDRSPQPDSLDNTLPGDRLLEIAGKVFQSRLMTGTGKYRSFEQMQQSIIASGCDIVTVAVRRVQTNAPGHEGLAEAIDWQKVWMLPNTAGCKTAEDAVRVARLGREMAKLLGQEDNNFVKLEVIPDTKYLLPDPIGTLEAAEQLVEEGFAVLPYINADPLLAKRLEDVGCVTVMPLGSPIGSGQGIKNAANIGIIIENAKVPVVIDAGIGTPSEAAAAMELGADALLINTAIAQSANAPAMARAFRLAAEAGRVAAMSGRIPIKAYASASSPLTGTVN from the coding sequence AAACCCTCGATCGATCTCCACAACCCGATAGTCTCGATAATACCCTTCCCGGCGATCGCCTCCTAGAAATTGCCGGAAAAGTCTTTCAATCTCGCCTGATGACCGGTACGGGCAAATACCGCTCCTTTGAACAGATGCAACAAAGCATCATCGCCAGCGGCTGCGATATTGTCACGGTTGCCGTCCGCCGCGTACAAACCAACGCTCCCGGTCACGAAGGCTTAGCCGAAGCCATTGACTGGCAAAAGGTTTGGATGCTGCCCAATACGGCCGGATGCAAAACCGCAGAAGATGCCGTGCGCGTGGCTCGTCTCGGCCGCGAAATGGCCAAGTTACTCGGTCAAGAAGACAATAATTTTGTCAAACTGGAAGTAATCCCCGATACCAAATACTTGCTTCCCGATCCCATCGGTACCCTAGAAGCAGCAGAACAGTTGGTCGAAGAAGGATTTGCCGTTTTGCCTTACATTAATGCCGATCCCCTGTTAGCCAAACGCCTCGAAGATGTCGGTTGCGTTACGGTAATGCCCCTAGGTTCTCCCATCGGTTCCGGACAAGGAATTAAGAATGCCGCCAATATCGGTATAATTATTGAAAATGCTAAAGTTCCTGTCGTTATTGATGCCGGCATCGGTACGCCCTCGGAAGCCGCAGCAGCCATGGAACTGGGCGCAGATGCTCTCTTAATCAATACCGCGATCGCGCAGTCGGCAAATGCTCCCGCCATGGCCCGAGCCTTCCGTTTAGCCGCAGAAGCCGGACGAGTAGCCGCTATGTCCGGCCGTATCCCGATCAAAGCCTACGCCAGCGCTAGCTCTCCCCTAACTGGTACCGTTAATTAA
- a CDS encoding SH3 domain-containing protein has protein sequence MFISFKSPTVVGLGLASLVAALSMEALEDRRSPDRDVETPLFAQSSPEVQSSNSIEPESETAPSTATQVSLTITPESGVTLPESYPQLSSWQALTRTARKPRELEFCLISMAQLSTPKSPMFVRSGPKTDAKIVGELESGRWVGIVGATDGWFEIVDPTFGWVERSDVASGCNEKVERLNLSASRTEIEIADNMVGVSVHRYIANIPPGKTIGLKKTKGSLPKVIDPQGQEIPEFWIETEENSPLWIGQPVESGEYTLEVISYDDRLEYDFSLELLPDRQYAQILSR, from the coding sequence ATGTTTATTTCCTTTAAGTCTCCAACGGTTGTTGGCTTAGGTTTAGCCAGTTTGGTTGCCGCTCTGAGTATGGAGGCATTAGAGGATCGGCGATCGCCCGATCGCGACGTTGAAACCCCTTTATTCGCCCAATCGAGTCCAGAAGTTCAATCGAGTAACTCAATTGAACCAGAGTCGGAAACCGCTCCGTCTACAGCAACACAAGTCTCTTTAACAATTACCCCAGAGTCTGGAGTAACCCTTCCCGAAAGCTATCCGCAGCTCAGTTCGTGGCAAGCATTAACTCGAACGGCTCGGAAACCGCGAGAATTAGAATTTTGTTTAATTAGCATGGCGCAACTCTCAACTCCCAAGTCTCCAATGTTCGTGCGCTCGGGACCAAAAACCGATGCCAAGATTGTTGGAGAATTAGAGAGCGGACGCTGGGTTGGCATTGTTGGTGCGACAGACGGATGGTTTGAGATCGTTGACCCAACATTTGGTTGGGTAGAACGGTCGGATGTTGCTAGCGGTTGCAACGAGAAGGTCGAACGGCTCAACTTGAGTGCGAGCCGTACTGAAATTGAAATCGCGGACAATATGGTGGGGGTGAGCGTCCATCGCTATATCGCCAACATTCCTCCAGGGAAAACCATCGGTCTGAAGAAAACGAAAGGGAGTTTACCCAAAGTTATCGATCCTCAAGGTCAAGAGATACCAGAGTTTTGGATCGAAACTGAGGAAAACTCTCCTCTATGGATCGGACAGCCTGTAGAATCGGGAGAATACACTTTGGAAGTGATCTCCTATGACGATCGCTTAGAGTATGACTTTTCCTTGGAACTACTGCCCGATCGCCAGTACGCTCAGATACTCAGCCGCTGA
- a CDS encoding S-layer homology domain-containing protein: MSPTTNIPQGYYAARESYSNLDWRLGSTLEQIPTAPATFWDWQIQYNQLEVNNMSCTIFAAAGAISDLTGYRFSASEFRELISEARRYGFSDREGWYVNQAVDLLRRWWNNRQESLVSYRVDMVSSQLASVLQKGYSVVTGYRGSAQYNADFNADGFLDSTTFGDRSYGHAIRMTQDRDNAGYARVAIDNYYGSQPFNIYRVRVGDIGQLVENGVFYYSGYIYATEKQRMFKDVIPNARTQWYYDSLEWAVREKLISGYQDGTFRPNQLVTRAEMVVMLKRLYDKISRES, from the coding sequence GTGTCTCCAACCACCAACATTCCACAAGGCTACTATGCCGCCCGAGAGTCTTACAGCAACCTCGACTGGCGGCTTGGAAGTACCTTGGAACAAATTCCTACAGCTCCGGCAACCTTCTGGGATTGGCAAATTCAATACAATCAACTGGAAGTCAATAATATGTCTTGTACTATTTTTGCCGCCGCCGGAGCAATCTCCGACCTAACCGGATATCGGTTTAGCGCGTCCGAGTTTCGGGAATTAATTTCAGAAGCTCGCCGTTATGGGTTTTCCGATCGCGAAGGGTGGTACGTGAATCAAGCCGTAGATTTACTGAGGCGTTGGTGGAATAACCGCCAAGAGTCCCTGGTGTCCTATCGAGTTGATATGGTTTCGTCTCAACTAGCATCCGTATTGCAGAAGGGATATAGCGTCGTTACCGGTTATCGAGGCAGCGCTCAGTACAATGCGGATTTTAATGCCGATGGATTTCTCGATAGCACGACATTTGGCGATCGCAGCTACGGCCATGCCATTCGCATGACCCAAGACCGGGACAATGCAGGTTATGCTCGAGTGGCGATCGATAATTATTACGGCTCGCAACCGTTCAATATATACCGAGTCCGCGTCGGAGATATCGGTCAATTGGTCGAGAATGGAGTGTTTTACTACTCTGGATACATTTATGCTACGGAGAAACAGCGCATGTTCAAAGATGTCATTCCAAATGCTAGAACTCAATGGTACTACGACTCTCTGGAGTGGGCAGTCCGGGAAAAACTGATTAGCGGTTACCAAGATGGAACCTTCCGCCCGAATCAATTAGTTACTCGTGCGGAGATGGTAGTTATGCTGAAGCGATTGTACGACAAAATTTCCAGGGAATCCTAA
- a CDS encoding adenylate/guanylate cyclase domain-containing protein produces MALHSTSQWLKRIPLRLVLVVPFVIQIFAAVGLVGYLSFRNGREAVEDLAGQLMNEIGDRVDSNLRSHLNLPHLLNQSNAEAIRLNILDLQRPELLEKQFWQQSQVFDSVTFIYFGNAEGGIVLSGTVDEGNSIIRTTENFVSGDYYKYSVDENGDRQELLDVGTYDARSRPWFQAAQQAKQPIWSDIYLFVSTQSLGITASQPIYDNDGKFQGVLGVDLSLATISDFLQELNLGDSGEVFIMERSGELVGASTTEQLFYLDEESQKNNQIKAIDSEDKLIQKAALFLDREFGHLDRIERPQELKFTWENQPNFLHVFPLKDAYGLDWLIVVVVPESDFMEQIHANTRTTTILCIIALMVAIAIGVLTSRWVTYPILSLNRSAQALAAGRWHHTKLPDRSDELGQLAFSFHSMAEQLTRTFSILEETNKELEERVEERTESLASAEAELRGLFEAMTELILVLDRQGNYQRIVSGNDDLLIQPREQLINKNVRDVIDSELVNWYLEAIETVLDTQESKRVEYQMNIAGKQRWCAANISPISTESVIWVVRDITQKKEAQFALENTLALQKAVLESIADGIVAVDMSDKVIAYNEQFIKMWRIPDNMLSKGTIGERRHYLVSQVEDAEAFLQREAEMINNPEMEGFGIIPFKDGRVFERFTRPQKVGDRIMGRVWGFRDITQRKQAEEELRQAKERSEHLLLNILPAPIAEQLKREEGSLAEDFDDVTIMFADIVGFTPLAAKMKPIELVDLLNQIFSTFDQLTENYGVEKIKTIGDAYMVAGGLPDPLPDHPEIMARMALSMQAYMGQFTTPNGDRFKIRIGIHTGSVVAGTIGTKKFIYDLWGDTVNVASRMESSGQPGKIQVTDAIYEKLKDRYLFEKRGKIKVKGKGEMTTYWLISRKSIFR; encoded by the coding sequence ATGGCTTTGCATTCCACGTCTCAATGGCTGAAACGAATTCCACTGCGCTTGGTGTTAGTGGTTCCCTTTGTCATTCAAATTTTTGCGGCTGTGGGGTTAGTCGGTTACTTATCATTTCGTAACGGACGGGAGGCTGTTGAGGATCTGGCCGGTCAGTTGATGAACGAAATTGGCGATCGCGTCGATAGTAATTTGCGATCGCACTTAAACCTACCTCATCTCCTCAATCAGAGTAACGCAGAAGCCATTCGCTTAAACATATTAGATCTACAACGTCCGGAGTTACTCGAAAAGCAATTTTGGCAACAAAGCCAAGTCTTTGATTCGGTGACCTTTATTTATTTTGGCAATGCTGAGGGTGGAATTGTCTTGTCGGGGACTGTGGATGAAGGCAATTCCATTATCCGCACGACCGAAAATTTTGTGAGTGGCGATTATTATAAGTATTCAGTTGATGAAAATGGCGATCGCCAAGAATTGTTAGATGTCGGCACCTATGATGCTCGTTCTCGTCCGTGGTTTCAGGCGGCTCAACAAGCCAAGCAACCCATATGGAGCGATATTTATTTATTTGTTTCTACCCAAAGTTTGGGCATTACTGCCAGTCAACCTATTTATGACAATGACGGCAAATTTCAAGGAGTGTTAGGGGTCGATTTATCCCTAGCAACCATTAGCGATTTCTTGCAAGAATTAAACCTCGGCGATTCGGGAGAAGTTTTTATTATGGAGCGCTCGGGCGAGTTGGTCGGCGCTTCTACTACAGAACAACTATTTTATTTAGATGAAGAATCGCAAAAAAATAATCAAATTAAAGCGATCGATAGTGAAGATAAACTAATTCAAAAGGCGGCATTATTTTTAGATCGAGAGTTTGGCCATCTTGATCGTATCGAGCGACCGCAAGAGTTGAAATTCACCTGGGAAAACCAACCCAACTTTTTGCACGTATTTCCCCTCAAAGATGCCTACGGTCTCGATTGGTTAATTGTAGTGGTGGTTCCCGAATCTGATTTTATGGAACAGATTCACGCGAATACGAGAACCACAACGATTTTATGTATCATTGCCTTAATGGTCGCGATCGCGATCGGAGTCTTAACATCGAGATGGGTTACCTATCCGATTTTGAGTTTAAATCGTTCCGCTCAAGCCTTAGCAGCAGGACGCTGGCACCATACAAAACTCCCCGATCGCTCGGACGAGTTAGGACAGTTAGCCTTCTCTTTCCACAGCATGGCAGAGCAATTGACCAGAACCTTTTCTATTCTGGAAGAAACCAATAAAGAACTCGAAGAGCGCGTCGAAGAGAGAACGGAATCCTTAGCCTCAGCAGAAGCAGAGTTGCGCGGTTTATTTGAGGCAATGACCGAGCTAATTTTGGTGTTAGATCGGCAAGGAAATTATCAGCGCATTGTTTCGGGTAACGACGATCTACTGATTCAGCCTCGAGAGCAGTTAATTAACAAAAATGTCAGAGATGTTATTGACTCAGAATTGGTAAACTGGTATCTGGAAGCGATCGAGACGGTACTCGATACTCAAGAGAGCAAACGAGTTGAATATCAGATGAATATTGCTGGCAAACAGCGGTGGTGTGCGGCGAATATTTCTCCGATTTCGACGGAGTCAGTTATTTGGGTGGTTCGAGATATTACTCAGAAAAAAGAGGCACAATTTGCCTTGGAAAATACCTTGGCGTTGCAAAAGGCAGTTTTAGAGTCGATCGCCGATGGTATTGTGGCCGTAGATATGTCAGATAAAGTCATTGCTTATAACGAGCAGTTTATTAAAATGTGGCGCATTCCCGATAATATGCTGAGTAAGGGAACCATTGGCGAGCGCCGCCATTATTTAGTCTCGCAAGTTGAAGATGCCGAAGCATTTTTACAGCGGGAAGCAGAAATGATTAATAATCCGGAAATGGAAGGATTTGGGATTATTCCATTTAAGGATGGTCGAGTCTTCGAGCGGTTTACTCGTCCGCAAAAAGTTGGCGATCGCATTATGGGACGGGTGTGGGGATTTCGCGATATTACCCAACGCAAGCAAGCTGAAGAAGAATTAAGGCAGGCAAAAGAGCGATCGGAACATCTCTTATTAAATATTCTTCCCGCTCCCATCGCCGAGCAGTTAAAACGAGAGGAAGGTTCTCTGGCAGAAGATTTTGATGATGTGACGATTATGTTTGCCGATATTGTTGGCTTTACTCCCCTAGCGGCAAAGATGAAACCCATTGAGTTAGTCGATCTGCTCAATCAGATTTTCTCCACCTTCGACCAACTGACTGAGAACTATGGCGTCGAAAAAATTAAAACCATTGGGGATGCTTACATGGTCGCTGGAGGACTTCCCGATCCTCTTCCCGACCACCCCGAAATTATGGCTCGTATGGCTTTGTCCATGCAAGCTTATATGGGACAGTTTACTACTCCAAATGGCGATCGCTTCAAAATTCGTATCGGTATCCATACGGGTTCTGTGGTCGCTGGGACGATCGGAACGAAGAAGTTTATCTACGATCTGTGGGGAGATACAGTGAATGTGGCATCGAGAATGGAGTCTTCCGGACAACCGGGAAAAATTCAAGTCACCGATGCCATTTATGAGAAATTAAAAGACCGCTACTTGTTTGAAAAACGGGGAAAAATTAAAGTTAAGGGGAAAGGAGAAATGACTACCTATTGGTTGATTTCGCGCAAGTCAATTTTCCGGTAA
- the purB gene encoding adenylosuccinate lyase, whose protein sequence is MIERYTLPEMGKIWTDDYKLGTWLQVEIAVCEAQAELGYIPTEAVAEIKAKAKFDRKRVLEIEAEVRHDVIAFLTNVNEYVGDAGRYIHLGLTSSDVLDTALALQLTASLDLIQHKVEELVQAIRYQAAQHRDTVMVGRSHGIHAEPITFGFKLAGWLAEVLRHRQRLCRLQSEIAVGKISGAVGTYANVDPKVEELACQKLGLQPDCASTQVISRDRHADYLQALALLAASIERFSVEIRNLQRTDVLEVEEFFAKGQKGSSAMPHKRNPIRSERLSGLARIIRGHAIAALENVALWHERDISHSSVERAIFPDSCTLIHFMLNEMINLVKNLLVYPENMKRNMNVYGGVIFSQRVLLTLVEKGMQREEAYRVVQSCAHQAWNTPEGDFRRLVSQDPQVSQYLSSDELDACFDPARHLQHLDTIYQRLSI, encoded by the coding sequence GTGATTGAGCGTTATACTCTGCCTGAAATGGGCAAAATTTGGACAGATGACTATAAACTAGGTACTTGGTTGCAAGTCGAGATCGCGGTCTGCGAAGCTCAAGCCGAGTTAGGCTATATTCCGACTGAGGCGGTTGCAGAAATTAAAGCAAAAGCGAAGTTCGATCGCAAGAGAGTATTAGAAATTGAAGCGGAAGTGCGTCACGATGTGATTGCATTTCTGACGAATGTTAATGAATATGTGGGCGATGCCGGGCGCTATATCCATTTGGGATTGACCAGTTCGGATGTACTGGATACGGCTTTGGCTCTGCAATTAACGGCCAGCTTAGACTTAATTCAACATAAAGTAGAGGAACTGGTACAAGCCATTCGCTACCAAGCCGCCCAGCATCGCGATACGGTTATGGTGGGGCGATCGCATGGCATTCATGCCGAACCGATTACCTTTGGCTTTAAACTAGCAGGATGGTTGGCGGAAGTGTTGCGCCATCGCCAGCGTCTGTGTCGCTTGCAGTCGGAGATCGCCGTCGGGAAAATTTCGGGCGCGGTGGGAACCTATGCCAATGTCGATCCCAAAGTTGAAGAACTCGCCTGTCAGAAATTGGGACTGCAACCGGACTGCGCGTCTACACAAGTGATTTCTCGCGATCGCCATGCCGATTATCTGCAAGCTCTCGCTCTATTAGCCGCATCCATCGAACGGTTTTCTGTCGAGATCCGTAATTTGCAACGGACTGACGTGCTGGAAGTGGAAGAATTCTTTGCGAAAGGACAGAAAGGCTCTTCCGCCATGCCGCACAAGCGCAACCCCATTCGTTCGGAACGTCTGAGCGGTTTGGCGCGGATTATTCGCGGCCATGCGATCGCGGCCTTGGAAAATGTCGCCTTATGGCACGAGCGAGATATTTCCCACAGTTCCGTCGAGCGAGCCATTTTCCCCGACTCCTGTACTCTGATCCACTTCATGCTCAATGAAATGATTAATCTGGTGAAAAACCTATTGGTTTATCCCGAAAACATGAAACGGAACATGAATGTCTATGGTGGCGTTATTTTCTCGCAACGAGTGCTACTTACCCTAGTCGAAAAAGGAATGCAACGAGAAGAAGCGTATCGAGTAGTACAGTCTTGCGCTCACCAAGCCTGGAATACTCCAGAGGGAGACTTCCGCCGCTTAGTGAGTCAAGATCCGCAGGTGAGCCAGTATCTGTCTTCAGACGAACTCGATGCCTGTTTCGATCCGGCTCGCCATCTACAGCATCTGGATACGATCTATCAGCGGCTGAGTATCTGA